CACGGTCGCCTCGAACTCGGCGGTCGCGCGCCGGAATCGCCGGTTCGTCGGCGTCGGGAGCCACTTCGGGAGAAACGAGGTGAGCGACGAGGCGTCGCTGCGCTCCTGTATCGCCTCGGCTCCGCGTCGAATCGCCCGTTCACGCTCGCGGCTGTCGACGTCGAACAGGCTCTTCGCGAGGATGCGCAGCGCCAGCGTCGACAGCTCGTTGAGGAGGTCGACCGTCTCGCCGTCGCGCCACGACTCGACCGTCTCGGCGGCGTAATCGGCCATCACGTCGGCGTACGCGGCGATGCGTTCGCGGTAGAACATCGGTTGCATGGCGGTGCGCTGGCGTCGCCACGTTTCGCCTTCAGTGAGGAGCACGCCCTCCTCCATCAGTTCGACGCCCGACTGCTGGAGGATGCCGCCCTTCTCGTAGGTCGACGCATCGGTGAGCAGGACGCGTTCGATTTCGTCCGGATGCAGCAGCGTCACGAAGTCGTACCCGGCGATGGAGTAGCCTACCACGTCGCCGTACGCCTGCAGAACGTCGTAGAACCCGAAGGGGTCGCGGACGAATCGGAACGTGTTGCCGACGATTGGGAGTCCCTCCGGTCCCGGCGGGAGCGACTCGGGTGACGACGCGGCGTCTCGGCGCTCTCGCGCGGTACGGTCGGTGTCGTCGTTGAAGCCGTCGCCGAGGCTGTCGCGGTCGTGGCCGTCACCCCCTCGTCCGGCCGGAGGGCCAGATACTGGCGCGTCGGTCATGGTTCTGATTTGACATTGGGCCCCAATGGACTTTCCGCCGACTATAGCCGACTCTTTAAATAGACGAGTCGGGCGTACACCGGACAGCCGCGGTGACCGATGAGTCGCATACGCGACTGTTCGACCGCAGAACCGTCAACTCGATGCGATGTTGTCAACGAGTTTCTCTCTGAGAGTTGACGAGTACGACCTCGGACCGATAGAATGAGGTTCCGCTTGCGAATATGGAAAAGCAAGAAATGTTCAGTAAGGTTCTCGTCGCCAACCGTGGAGAAATCGCGGTGCGCGTGATGCGCGCCTGCAAGGAACTCGGCGTTCGAACCGTCGCAATCTACAGCGACGCGGACAAACACGGCGGTCACGTCCGCTACGCCGACGAAGCGTACAACGTCGGGCCCGCCCGCGCGGCCGACTCCTACCTCGACCAGGAGGCCATCCTCGACGCCGCGCGGAAGGCCGGCGCCGACGCCATCCACCCCGGCTACGGCTTCCTCGCCGAGAACGCCGAGTTCGCCCGCAACGTCGAGGAGAGCGAGTTCACGTGGGTCGGACCGTCGGCTGACGCGATGGAGCGCCTCGGCGAGAAGACGAAGGCGCGCGCGCTGATGCAGGAGGCGGACGTCCCCGTCGTCCCCGGGACGACCGAACCGGTCGACTCGCCCGAGCAGGTGAAGGAGGTGGCCGACGAGTACGGCTACCCGGTCGCCATCAAAGCCGAGGGCGGCGGCGGCGGTCGCGGGCTGAAAGTCGTCAGAAGCGAGGAGGAGGTCGAAGAGCAACTGGAGACCGCCCAGCGCGAGGGCGAGGCGTACTTCGACAACGCCTCCGTCTACGTCGAGAAGTATCTCGAAGCGCCGCGACACATCGAGGTTCAGATTCTCGCCGACCACCACGGCAACGTCCGCCACCTCGGCGAGCGCGACTGCTCGCTGCAGCGCCGCCACCAGAAAGTCATCGAGGAGGCGCCGTCGCCAGCGCTCACCGACGAGCTGCGCGACCGAATCGGCGAGGCCGCCCGGCGCGGCGTCGCCGAAGCCGAATACACCAACGCCGGAACTGTCGAGTTCCTCGTCGAGGACGGCGAGTTCTTCTTCATGGAGGTCAATACCCGGATTCAGGTCGAACACACCGTCTCCGAGGAGATTACCGGCCTCGACATCGTCAAGTGGCAGCTGCGCGTCGCCGCGGGCGAGGAACTCGACTTCGAGCAGGACGACGTCGAAATCGAGGGCCACGCCATCGAGTTCCGCATCAACGCTGAGAAGGCCGCTCAGGAGTTCGCGCCCGCGACGGGCAAGCTGAAAACGTACGACCCCGCCGGCGGCATCGGCGTCCGCATCGACGACGCCGTCCGACAGGGCGACGAGATCGGCGGCGACTACGACTCGATGATCGCGAAACTCATCGTCGCCGCCTCCGACCGTGAGGAGTGTCTCGTTCGCTCCGAGCGCGCGCTCGCAGAGTACGACATCGAGGGACTGGAGACCATCATTCCGTTCCACCGCCTGATGCTCACTGACGAGGCGTTCATCGAAGGCGAACACACGACGAAGTATCTCGACGAGGAACTTGACCGCGAGCGCATCGAGCAGGCCGTCGAGAAGTGGGGTCCCGCCGACGCCGGCGGCGACGACGAGGGCGAAGAGGTCACCGAACGCGAGTTCACCGTAGAAGTCAACGGCAAGCGCTTCGAGGTGAACCTCGAAGAGCGCGGCGCGCCCGCCATCCCCGTCTCGGGCGGCAGCTCCAGCGGTAACGGGGCGCGCCGTCCGCCGACGGCCGAGGACGACGGCGACGACGAAGTCGTCGTCGAGGGCGACGGCGAGACAGTCACCGCCGAGATGCAGGGGACGATTCTCTCCGTCGAAGTCGAGGAGGGCGACGAAGTCGCCGCAGGCGATGTGGTCTGCGTGCTCGAAGCGATGAAGATGGAAAACGACGTGACGACGCAGCGCGGCGGCACGGTGACGCAGGTGGTCGTCTCCGAGGGCGAGAGCGTCGATATGGGCGACGTGCTCGTCGTCATCGAGTAGCGCCGTCGCTGGTTTCTTGTTTCTCTCGCCGAACGTAGAACCTGGATTTTCTCCGTCGGTCAGGTCGTGTTCGTCGTCGACGACGGGTCGTCAGCGTCGGCCAGCCGCGTTCCCCGCCTATCGAACAGTCGCTGCGCCGTCAGCGCCGCCGACTGCATCACCGCCCCGGCGGCCGGGACCGGGTCGTCCCACGCCGAGACGCTGTGTTCGTGCGTCGCAAGCGCGCGTCCGAACGCGCCGAAGGCCCCGAACCGCCGCTGAGAGATCTGCTCGCCCAGCCACTTGACGTCCTCGTAGAACAGCCGTTGCATCTGCTCGCCGGTGCGGTACTCGCCATCGTGTTCGGGCGTCTCGCCGAGCAGTTGCCGGTAGTGGAGCCACGGGAAGTCGACACCGCAGGCGACGGCGAACGGCACCGACCCCCAGTAGCGGCCGTTGACTTCGATGAGGTGGTACTCGCCGTCGTCGGTCCGCATGAACTCGACCATCGCCGGTCCCGTCCACTCCAGCGCCTCAACGACTCGCTCGGCGTAGCGGTGCATCTTCTCGTCGCGCATCGACTCCAACACGGCGGAGTTGCCGCCCGAAGCGGGATAGGTGCGGACGCGTCGCTCCTGGAACTGGGCGAGAACCTCGCCCTCGTCGGCTAACACGACCGCCGCCGTCGTCTCGCCGGGGACGTACTCCTGAACGATGGGCTCGTGGCCTTTGAGGTGACTGTTTCGGCCGACGAGCACCTGATACGTCGAGATGAGCGCCGCTTCCGTCTCGACGTAGTTGACGTCGTCGATGAGGTCTGTGTGAGCCTTTCCGCCGTCGAGCACCGTCTTGCTCCGGTACTTCACGACCGCCGGAAGCGACATCCCGTCGGCGAGGTCGACGACGTCCGCGTAGTCGTCGCGCTGGCGCGTCTCGGGCGTCGGCACGTCGAGGTCGGCGGCGAGTTCGAAGAGAGCTCCCTTGTCGTACGCTTTCTCGAACGTCTCGGGGTCCTCGACGGCCACTTTCGTCCCCGTCTCCGCTAATTCGGCTTTGTGCTGCGAACACACCAGCGAACTCGCGTCCGAGACCGGTATCACGGCGAAGACATCGTTGGCGGACAGATACTCGCGAAGGTGGTCGACGAACCGTCGGTAGTCGGACGCCGGGTCCGGGTAGACGTAGCGGTCGTCCGCGTACCGCGATACCATCCCGAGACCCATCCGACTCGTTCCGCCGACCGTCACTGGTACGCCGCGCCGTCCGAGCGACCGAACGACGCGTAACGCGGCCGGTCCGTCGCCGTCCAACACCAGTACTCGTGGAGGGTCCGTTCCCGCCTCCGTGGTGGTCAGTTGCGACTCGGAATGAACCTGATTGGGCATGTGGGGTAGAACGTCGCCAACGGTGAAAAAGGCAGTATGAAAATCCATTGACAAACTAATAAGAGTACCGGCCGATTCGGGTAGAAGTAGCCAACCGTACGTTGATTTGATAATGGCTAATGAATGACATCTTTCGCCCGTGACGCTCGGTTCGACCGGGACGCCGCCTCACCGGCGCGGAGGTTTTCGTCGCGTATCGTTCCGCTGATATCCGTTCCAACAGCGAATATTGCTCCATCGCCGACCGTCGCGTTCATTGCGGCCGCCCGCGGAGTCGTCGCCATGAGCGACACGCGGCGGGCGGTTCTGGATGCGTTGACCGACAGTGTGGTTTCCGGTCCGGCACTCGCCGAGGAACTCGGCGTCTCGCGGGCGGCGGTCTGGAAGCAGATAGAGGCGCTCAGAAACGAGGGGTTCGTCGTCGAGAGCACCGACGACGGGTACGAGGTGACGAGAGTTCCGGAGTACGGCGGGTCGGCCGTCGAGTTCGGTCTCGACGCGCCGGTGTGCATCGAGTACCACGACCGACTCGGCAGCACGAACGACCGCGCCCGCGAACTGGCCGCCGAGGGGACGGCCGACGTGGCAGTTCTCGCGGACGAACAGACCGGCGGGAGGGGTCGGCTCAGCCGCGAGTGGACCGCACCCAGCGGCGGCGTCTGGCTCAGCCTCGTGCTCCGACCGTCGCGTCCGCCCGCGCACGTCCCGCTTTTCACCCTCGCCGCCGCCGTCGCCACGACGCGCGCGGCCCGAGAGGCGGGCGTTCCGGCCGAAATCAAGTGGCCGAACGACGTGCTGGTCCGCAGTGCGGACGAGGACGGCGCCGACAACAACGAGGAAGATGAGGGCGACGGCGGCGCCGACAACGACGACGTGCCGGCCCGCGGCGGGCGGAAACTCGCGGGTATCCTCACCGAGATAGAGGGCGAAGCCGACCGGGTCTCGTGGTTAGTCGTCGGAGTCGGCGTCAACGCGAACGTCGACGCCGCGTCGCTTCCGGCGGGAGCGACGAGCATCCGCGGAGAGGCGGACGACGTGGAGCGACGGCTGTTCGTCCAGCGACTCGTCGAGGAGTTCTACGCCCTCCGCGACGACCCCGACGCCGTGCTTCCGGCGTGGCGTGAGTACAGCGCGACGCTCGGTCGACGCGTTCGCGTCGAGACCCCCGGCGGCGTCGTCGAAGGCGAAGCCGTCGACGTCGTTCACCCGGGCGCGCTCGTCGTCGACACCGACGACGGCGAGGTGACGGTCCACGCCGGCGACTGCGAACACCTGCGTCCGGCGTAGTCCGGCGCGTCCGAGCGCTCCCGACACGTACTTGGCCGTCGTCGACGCCGACGCTCCGGACGCTCAGGCGGGTTGTCCGGGCGCTTCGTCGGCGACGTGGACGGTCAACACTGGCACGTTCGAACCACGGACGACTTTCTCGGCGACGCTTCCCAGAAGCAGCCGGTCGATTCCGCCGCGGCCGTGCGTGCCCATCACGATGAGGTCGCAACCCTCGCGCTCGGCGTAGTTGACGATCTCTCGACTCGGCGAGCCTTCGACGACGGCGCCCTCGACCGGGACGTCGCGCTTGGCGGCGATTCGGCGAACTTCCTCGACGGCCGCCTTGGCGTCGGCGCGGAGCATCTCGTCGATCCCGTCCCAGGACGACTCCATCGGCAGGCCCGCGTAACTCGCCGTGTTGACGACGTAGATGGCGTGAATCGTCGCGCCGTGCGCGTCTGCGAGGTCGACGGCGTGTCCGATAGCCCGCTCGACGCCCTCGGAGCCGTCGGTCGGAACGAGAATCCGTTCGTACATCCCCATGCGATATCGTACCAAGCTACTGTTGGAGGGTTAATAACTGTTCGCGCGGCGAGGGTCGGCCGCCGAGCGGTCGTTCGCTCAGAGGACGACGCGTTCGACGTCCGAGACGCCCGCACGACGGACGACGGCGCGGACTGGGTCTCGGACCCCCGCGAGGTTGTCGGAGTCGCCGTCGAGAACCAGCAGTTTCGCGTCGCGACCCTCCTCGACGAGTCCGCAGTTCAATCCGGCGATCTCCGCCCCGTTGACCGTCGCCATGCGGAGCACTTCGACGGCGGAGACGTCGGCCAACTTGGCAGCGAACTCCATCTCGCGGAACATCGACGGACTGTTGAGCATCACGTTGTCGGTGCCGAGCGCCACCGTCGTCCGGTCGACCAGTTCGCGGATTGGCGGCACGCCGACGTTCGTGACGAGGTTCGAACGCGGGCAGACGACGATGGGGACCTCACGGTCGGCGATGCGTTCGAGGTGCAGCGGTTCCGGGTGGACCATGTGGACGACAAAGTCCGGTTCCAGGTCGAGCGCCGGGTTGATGTCGTCGGGGTCGCGCTCGCCTGCGTGGATGCCGAACAGCTTTCCGGCCTCTCGGGTCGCAGTGCGGACGCTGCCGAACTCTCCGTCGCGCGCGCCGCTGGCGCCGAACCCGTCCGATATCTCCATCGCGTCGGCCGTCTCGCGGCCGAGGATGACCGGGCGGAGGTCGACGCCGGCGGCGGCGGCGCGAATCGCGTCGACGCCCTCGCGGCCACCCTCGCGGAACTCGATACAGACAGCGGTGCCGCTCGACTGCATGTACTGCAACGACCGTCGCATCGCGGTGATTTTCTCGGACTGACTCGCTGCCCGGAGCAGGCGGTGTTTGAGACCGTCCGGCGGCGCGACGAGTTCGTCGAGGCTCAGACCGCGGCCGGCCTCCTTCGCTATCGAGTCGCCGATGTGGGTGTGCGCGTTGACGAACGCGGGGACGATTATCGACGTGGAGTCCGTCGACGCCTCCTCGACCGTTCGTATCGTGCCGTCTTCGACGACGACCCGCCCTTCTATCGGCTCGAACTCTTGGCCGATGAGAACGGTTCCCTCAAGTTCCATCGTCTGGGGCGAGACGGTGCCACGGCTTGAAACCCTCGTTCCGCTGTCGCCTCGGTGCAGACGACGCGAGCCGGCGCAGACCGTCGCCTCAGTCGAACTGGTCGAGCGTCGTCGGCTGTCCGGCACGAACGTCGTTAACGAGCGCACCATCGATGTCGAGACCGAGTTCGTCGGCGGCGGCGCGTCCGACCGAGTCGGCGACGGCTGCGGGAGCGTAGACGCCGAGTCGCCACTGGTTCTGTTGGGCGGTTCGGAGCGCGTTGACGAGCGGCGACTGTCGGCCGAGTCGCCGGATGTCGCCGTTGACGACGACCCGGGTCGTCGACTCCGTCATCGACGGTTTTTCGGGCACGTCGACGATGACGTGGTCGGGGTCGACGCCCACCGTCTCGGCGACGCTCGCCTCGACGTCTCGAATCTCGTCGTGGGGCGCTTCCAGAACGGACTCCGGAACGTCGGAGAGTTCGGCCCAAACGCCGCGTTTGTAGAGGTTTCGGGCGTCGAGTCGGCGGGCGAACTCGGCGGTCTCGTCGATGTTTCGGAGCGCGACGAGCAGGTCATGGTCGTCCATCCGGCGGAGTCGCTCGGCAGTGCAGTCGGTGTCGGTGAGCAGATGCTCGGCCGCCCGGCGCAGCATCGCCTTCGAGATGCGCGCGACCGGGTGCTGGTAGACGGTCGGGTTCATCAGCGCGCGGGCGACGAGCAGGCTCTCGGCGGTCTGGACGTTCCCCTCCGCGAGCACCAACTCGCCGTCGACGAACGTCAGTTCGCGGACGAGGCGCTCGTGGTCGATGGTGCCGTAGGGGACGCCGGTGTGGTGGGCGTCGCGGACGAGGTAGTCCATCCGGTCGACGTCTAGCTCCCCCGAGACGAGTTGGCCGTACATGCCTTCGCCGCGGACGAGTCCGGCGACCCGCGCGGGGTCGAGGTCGTGGTTCCGCAGCACGTCGCCGACGGCGCCCTCGGCGAGCAGTTCGTCGACGTCGTCGTGGTACTTGCCGGTGTGACGGTAGGTGAGCGACTCGACGTTGTGGCTGAACGGACCGTGACCGACGTCGTGCAGTAGCCCGGCGGCGCGGACGCGCTCAGCGTTGGTCCCTTCGACGCCGAGGTGGTCGAGCGCGCGGGAGGCGAGGTGGTAGACGCCGAGGCTGTGCTCGAAGCGCGTGTGGTTCGCGGAGGGGTAGACGTACTGCACCGTCCCGAGTTGCTTGATGTGCCGGAGGCGCTGAACCTCCGGCGTGTCTAACAGCGCCGCGGCGACGCCTCCGACCTCGATGTGGTCGTGGACGCTGTCTTTGATAGTAATCATTGGTAGGCGCTTCGGCGTCACCGAATAAAAACCGTTGGAGGCGTGGACTGTCGTTCTCGTCGCTTTTTCTGAGCTGAGGGGCCAGAACGTCTCAGTTGTCGACGCCGAGCACGCTTGTGGCCGCATCGCCGAAGTTGTTGACGAGTTCGGAGGCCTCCTCCAGTCGCCGAACCGTGTCGACGACGACGCACGTCTCGGGCTTTTTGAGCGCCGGTCGGCGCGACACATCGACGATGACGGTCTCCGGGTCGACGCCCGCGGCGTCGCTCGCGACATGGAACTCTGGTGCGGCACCGCGCTCGCGCGTCGCCGTGAAGGTCAGATACAAATCGTCCCGCGGCCAACCTCCGGCATATGATCACTTTTCTCGCCGGGGGGACGGGCACCCCGAAGCTGCTCGACGGTCTCGGGGAGTCGAAGTTCGAGCCGAGGGAGACGACCGTCGTTGGCAACACCGGCGACGACGTGGAACTCGGCGGGCTGCTCGTCTGTCCGGACCTCGACACGGTGCTGTTCGACGGCGGCGGCGTCCTCGACCGGGAGCGCTGGTGGGGTATCGACGGCGACACCACAGAGACCCACGAGGAACTCCACCGCCTCGCCGACGCCGCCGGACTCGACGGCGGCCCGCGGTACCTCTCCGACGACGCGCAGACCGCCGGGCGAGAAATCGCGCGCTGGCGACGCTTCTCGGGCGTCGCGGAGTTCATGGAACTCGGCGACAGGGACCGCGCAGTCCACGTGACGCGGACGAGTCTCCTCGACGAAGGCCGAACGCTCACCGAGGTCACCCGAGTTTTGGCCGACGCATTCGGCCTCGAGGTGACGCTCGTGCCCATGTCGAACGACCCCGTCGCCTCCGTCGTCCACACCGACGAGGGGCCGATGCACTTTCAGGAGTACTGGGTCGCTCGTCGCGCCAAACCCTCGGTTCGCGACGTGGAGTTCCGCGGGGCCGACGACGCTCGGCCGACCGACGCGGTGCTCGCGGCGCTCGCCGCGCCGGTCGTCGTCGGTCCCTCGAACCCGGTGACGAGCATCGGGCCGATGCTCGCGGTTCCCGGCGTCCGCGAGGCGCTCGACTCGACGCCGGTCGTCGCCGTCTCGCCGTTCGTCGAGGATCGGGTGTTCTCCGGTCCCGCGGCGGAACTGATGCGCGGCGTCGGCTACGAAGCCAGCACCGCGGGCGTCACGGAGGCGTACCCCTTCGCCGACGCGTTCGTCCTCGACGACGAGGACGGAACCGAACTCGACCGACCAGTCGTGCGCACCGACACGAAACTCGACGGTCCCGACGACGCCGCGCGCGTGATGGGTGCCGTTGAGGACGCGCTGGAGGCCGTCTCGTGAGCGCTCCCGGTCAGGACGCCGAGCTACCCTCGCCGCGCTTCGCCGCCGCGAGCCTCAGCGGCGAGTCCGACTCGGAGTGGGCGAGAGCGGCCGCCCCACACGTCGACGCGGCGTTTCTCGGCGGTATCGCGCTGGACGAACCCTCGCGAGAGGCGGCGCGCGAACTCGTCGCCCGCGGACGCTCGGAGTTCCTCCCCGAGGACCCGCTCTCGTTCGTCGAAGCCGAGTTGCAAGCATTGGCCGACACGCCGATTCGCGTCGGGGTCAACGTCCGCAGTACGACGGTCTCACCGATTCGGGCGGCGGCGACGGTCTGCGCCGACCGGGGGGCAATTCTCGAGGTGAACGCGCACTGTCGACAGGACGAACTCCGCGCGGTGGGATGCGGCGAGGCGCTGTTGGCCGACACTGACCTCCTCTGCCGGTACGTCGCCGCCGCCGCCGAGACCGGTGCGACAGTGAGCGTGAAGGTCAGGACCGAAGTCCCGGAGGTCGACCTCCCGGAGACGGCGCGACGCGTCGCCGACGCGGGCGCGACGGTGCTCCACGTCGACGCGATGGACTCCGAACCCGTCGTCGGCGACGTGGCCTCGGCGGCCGGCGACGACCTCTTTCTCGTCGCCAACAACGGCGTCCGCGACGCCGCCACGGTTCGCGAGTACCTCGACTACGGGGCCGACGCGGTGAGCGTCGGCCGTCCGAGCGACGACCCCGAGGTGCTCCATCGCGTCCGTACCGCCGTCGACGAGTGGTTCGGGGCGAACGAGTCGGGCCGACCAGAGGAGTCAGAGGAGTCGGAGGTGTCGGCGTGACGCCCGCCGAGAACGCGGAACTCGCGCTCCTGCTGGAGGTCGCGAGCACGCCGAAACCGGGGAACGTCGACCGAAAGCGCGACCTAGACGACCTACGGTTCGAGCAGTTTCTCGCCGGGGCCGTCGGGTCGGCGAAAGGGCTTCGGATGGCTGCCGACGGCGCGCCCGTGGGCGAGGCGTTCGAGCGCGCGGTCGAGGGAATGAGCCGGCAGGAGGGTGGCAACACGCAGTTCGGCTGTCTGCTACTGCTCGTGCCGCTAGTGAACGCGGCCGCCGAGAGCGACGAGACGCTCACCCCGGAGGACGCGACGAGCGTCGTCGAAGCGACTACCGTCGCCGACGCCGTCGACTTCTATCGCGCCTTCGAGCACGTCGACGTCGCCGTCGACGACCCGCCGGCGGACGCGCCCGAACTAGACGTTCGCCGCGGGAGCGACGCGGTTCCGGCGCTCGAACGCCGCCAGATGACGCTGTACGACGTGATGGAGATGAGCACCGAGCGCGACGGTAACGCTCGCGAGTGGACCGGCGGATTCCGCCGGACGTTCGCCGCCGCCGATGCGATCTGCGACGACGACGGTCCCGTCCCGGACCGCGCGGCGCGGGCGTTTCTCGACCTGCTCGCCGAGGAACCGGACACGCTCGTCGCGACCCAGCACGGCGAGGAAGTCGCCGCCGCGGTTTCGGAGTGGGCCGACGACGCCCGCGGCGACGAAGCGGCGACGGACCAACTCGCCGAAGCGCTCGTCGCCGAAGGCGTCAACCCGGGGACGACGGCGGATATCACCGCCGCGGCGCTGTTCGTCGCGCTCGAACGGGGGGTACGCATGTGAGCGGGGGCGGTGGCGGCGGAATGCGGCCGAGCGCAGAGTGGCCCGCCGAACTCCGTGGCATCACCGAGTCCGTCGTGACGACACTCGGGCCGAACGGCCTGTGGAACGTCGCGGCGCTCGGGATTCGAGCGCCCGAGGGCGCCGGGGCCGACGCCGACGGGGACGCGCCCGCGACGGCGACGACGTGGGGCAACACCCGGACGCGCCGGAACTTCCACCGGCGCGGCGAGGGCGTGGTCCAGTTCGTCACCGATTCGCGGACGTTCGTCGACGCCGCTGTGACGGTACGCGAGGAGTCCGAGCCGGTGCTCGACGACGCCGACGCGTGGGTGCGCGTCGAAGTCGAGCGCGTCGACGCCGAGGAGCGGGACGGGACGCGAATCGAGCG
This genomic stretch from Haloprofundus salilacus harbors:
- a CDS encoding biotin--[acetyl-CoA-carboxylase] ligase; this encodes MSDTRRAVLDALTDSVVSGPALAEELGVSRAAVWKQIEALRNEGFVVESTDDGYEVTRVPEYGGSAVEFGLDAPVCIEYHDRLGSTNDRARELAAEGTADVAVLADEQTGGRGRLSREWTAPSGGVWLSLVLRPSRPPAHVPLFTLAAAVATTRAAREAGVPAEIKWPNDVLVRSADEDGADNNEEDEGDGGADNDDVPARGGRKLAGILTEIEGEADRVSWLVVGVGVNANVDAASLPAGATSIRGEADDVERRLFVQRLVEEFYALRDDPDAVLPAWREYSATLGRRVRVETPGGVVEGEAVDVVHPGALVVDTDDGEVTVHAGDCEHLRPA
- the cofD gene encoding 2-phospho-L-lactate transferase, which codes for MITFLAGGTGTPKLLDGLGESKFEPRETTVVGNTGDDVELGGLLVCPDLDTVLFDGGGVLDRERWWGIDGDTTETHEELHRLADAAGLDGGPRYLSDDAQTAGREIARWRRFSGVAEFMELGDRDRAVHVTRTSLLDEGRTLTEVTRVLADAFGLEVTLVPMSNDPVASVVHTDEGPMHFQEYWVARRAKPSVRDVEFRGADDARPTDAVLAALAAPVVVGPSNPVTSIGPMLAVPGVREALDSTPVVAVSPFVEDRVFSGPAAELMRGVGYEASTAGVTEAYPFADAFVLDDEDGTELDRPVVRTDTKLDGPDDAARVMGAVEDALEAVS
- a CDS encoding tRNA-dihydrouridine synthase, encoding MSAPGQDAELPSPRFAAASLSGESDSEWARAAAPHVDAAFLGGIALDEPSREAARELVARGRSEFLPEDPLSFVEAELQALADTPIRVGVNVRSTTVSPIRAAATVCADRGAILEVNAHCRQDELRAVGCGEALLADTDLLCRYVAAAAETGATVSVKVRTEVPEVDLPETARRVADAGATVLHVDAMDSEPVVGDVASAAGDDLFLVANNGVRDAATVREYLDYGADAVSVGRPSDDPEVLHRVRTAVDEWFGANESGRPEESEESEVSA
- a CDS encoding universal stress protein, giving the protein MGMYERILVPTDGSEGVERAIGHAVDLADAHGATIHAIYVVNTASYAGLPMESSWDGIDEMLRADAKAAVEEVRRIAAKRDVPVEGAVVEGSPSREIVNYAEREGCDLIVMGTHGRGGIDRLLLGSVAEKVVRGSNVPVLTVHVADEAPGQPA
- a CDS encoding amidohydrolase family protein, which produces MELEGTVLIGQEFEPIEGRVVVEDGTIRTVEEASTDSTSIIVPAFVNAHTHIGDSIAKEAGRGLSLDELVAPPDGLKHRLLRAASQSEKITAMRRSLQYMQSSGTAVCIEFREGGREGVDAIRAAAAGVDLRPVILGRETADAMEISDGFGASGARDGEFGSVRTATREAGKLFGIHAGERDPDDINPALDLEPDFVVHMVHPEPLHLERIADREVPIVVCPRSNLVTNVGVPPIRELVDRTTVALGTDNVMLNSPSMFREMEFAAKLADVSAVEVLRMATVNGAEIAGLNCGLVEEGRDAKLLVLDGDSDNLAGVRDPVRAVVRRAGVSDVERVVL
- a CDS encoding triphosphoribosyl-dephospho-CoA synthase gives rise to the protein MTPAENAELALLLEVASTPKPGNVDRKRDLDDLRFEQFLAGAVGSAKGLRMAADGAPVGEAFERAVEGMSRQEGGNTQFGCLLLLVPLVNAAAESDETLTPEDATSVVEATTVADAVDFYRAFEHVDVAVDDPPADAPELDVRRGSDAVPALERRQMTLYDVMEMSTERDGNAREWTGGFRRTFAAADAICDDDGPVPDRAARAFLDLLAEEPDTLVATQHGEEVAAAVSEWADDARGDEAATDQLAEALVAEGVNPGTTADITAAALFVALERGVRM
- a CDS encoding HD domain-containing protein, translating into MITIKDSVHDHIEVGGVAAALLDTPEVQRLRHIKQLGTVQYVYPSANHTRFEHSLGVYHLASRALDHLGVEGTNAERVRAAGLLHDVGHGPFSHNVESLTYRHTGKYHDDVDELLAEGAVGDVLRNHDLDPARVAGLVRGEGMYGQLVSGELDVDRMDYLVRDAHHTGVPYGTIDHERLVRELTFVDGELVLAEGNVQTAESLLVARALMNPTVYQHPVARISKAMLRRAAEHLLTDTDCTAERLRRMDDHDLLVALRNIDETAEFARRLDARNLYKRGVWAELSDVPESVLEAPHDEIRDVEASVAETVGVDPDHVIVDVPEKPSMTESTTRVVVNGDIRRLGRQSPLVNALRTAQQNQWRLGVYAPAAVADSVGRAAADELGLDIDGALVNDVRAGQPTTLDQFD
- the pccA gene encoding propionyl-CoA carboxylase biotin carboxylase/biotin-carboxyl carrier subunit — encoded protein: MFSKVLVANRGEIAVRVMRACKELGVRTVAIYSDADKHGGHVRYADEAYNVGPARAADSYLDQEAILDAARKAGADAIHPGYGFLAENAEFARNVEESEFTWVGPSADAMERLGEKTKARALMQEADVPVVPGTTEPVDSPEQVKEVADEYGYPVAIKAEGGGGGRGLKVVRSEEEVEEQLETAQREGEAYFDNASVYVEKYLEAPRHIEVQILADHHGNVRHLGERDCSLQRRHQKVIEEAPSPALTDELRDRIGEAARRGVAEAEYTNAGTVEFLVEDGEFFFMEVNTRIQVEHTVSEEITGLDIVKWQLRVAAGEELDFEQDDVEIEGHAIEFRINAEKAAQEFAPATGKLKTYDPAGGIGVRIDDAVRQGDEIGGDYDSMIAKLIVAASDREECLVRSERALAEYDIEGLETIIPFHRLMLTDEAFIEGEHTTKYLDEELDRERIEQAVEKWGPADAGGDDEGEEVTEREFTVEVNGKRFEVNLEERGAPAIPVSGGSSSGNGARRPPTAEDDGDDEVVVEGDGETVTAEMQGTILSVEVEEGDEVAAGDVVCVLEAMKMENDVTTQRGGTVTQVVVSEGESVDMGDVLVVIE
- a CDS encoding ATP-grasp domain-containing protein; the encoded protein is MPNQVHSESQLTTTEAGTDPPRVLVLDGDGPAALRVVRSLGRRGVPVTVGGTSRMGLGMVSRYADDRYVYPDPASDYRRFVDHLREYLSANDVFAVIPVSDASSLVCSQHKAELAETGTKVAVEDPETFEKAYDKGALFELAADLDVPTPETRQRDDYADVVDLADGMSLPAVVKYRSKTVLDGGKAHTDLIDDVNYVETEAALISTYQVLVGRNSHLKGHEPIVQEYVPGETTAAVVLADEGEVLAQFQERRVRTYPASGGNSAVLESMRDEKMHRYAERVVEALEWTGPAMVEFMRTDDGEYHLIEVNGRYWGSVPFAVACGVDFPWLHYRQLLGETPEHDGEYRTGEQMQRLFYEDVKWLGEQISQRRFGAFGAFGRALATHEHSVSAWDDPVPAAGAVMQSAALTAQRLFDRRGTRLADADDPSSTTNTT
- a CDS encoding cytochrome P450 translates to MTDAPVSGPPAGRGGDGHDRDSLGDGFNDDTDRTARERRDAASSPESLPPGPEGLPIVGNTFRFVRDPFGFYDVLQAYGDVVGYSIAGYDFVTLLHPDEIERVLLTDASTYEKGGILQQSGVELMEEGVLLTEGETWRRQRTAMQPMFYRERIAAYADVMADYAAETVESWRDGETVDLLNELSTLALRILAKSLFDVDSRERERAIRRGAEAIQERSDASSLTSFLPKWLPTPTNRRFRRATAEFEATVETLVAEHRAADDAGDDLLSLLLGVEYDDGSAMSEREVRDQLVTFLFAGHETTSLAMTYTLYLLAQHPDRLRKLRTEIDDVVDGRPTAADALELDYAERVLTESMRCYPPAYILFRQPTETVELGGYRVPAGTNITLPLFRVHNDPRFYDDPEAFRPERWTDEMESALPDYAYFPFGGGPRHCLGMRFAMLELKLVLATVVSRVEFDIVGERSLTFRPGATLQPKDPIRMRVWRR